Within the Halomonas sp. HL-93 genome, the region CGCTGGTAATGCCGGTGATACCACCACCAATAACGGCAATGCGTTGCATAGTACTCTCCAAGTTTCATGAGCGTCGGGGAATCCCACCTAACGGCGTAATGGCTGCTGGGCGTACCCCTTCCGTCATGGAACCTGAGAGATTCGCGTGCCCGGTGGGGCGCGCTTGCTCCTTCGGTGGGCTGAGTGACGCAGTCATCAGCCGCTCTTCGGAAAGTGATGGTGATAGCGGTCCGGTTGCCTGAGAGTTTCCGGGGCAGTTGCTCCTTCGGCGCTGGCGTCATCCTTGTGGGATGCGCCAAGCTCTCCCGCTACTACCGAGTCTTATATCTTGTATAGAGCGTTATGTTTTAACGCTACCAGCTTGCTGATGAAAGTCGACCATGGTCGTGAACGCTTATTCCGCGAGGCTCATTCCAAGGGCTGGGCACGCTCGATGATCGCCGCGCAATCAAGCCCAGTGGGCAGCGTGCCGGTACTTAGGCCGCTGCGCTCAGTCAGCCGACCGGCACAGAACGCATCGGCCACGAAAGCGGGGGCGTGCTGCACCAGCAGGGCGCCCTGTATTGCCAGGGCCATGCCGTCCGCCAACTGACGGGCGCGGTACTGGAGTGCTTGGGTATCCTGCATTGAACGCTGTAATTGGTGAATAAAGCGGTCAAGATGTGCATCAGCGCCTTGCGCTTTGGCAAGTTCGGCGAAGTAGGCGTCAAGCACTTCGGGCTGCTTTTCAATCGCCCGCAGGATATCCAAACACTGCACATTGCCACTGCCTTCCCAAATAGCGTTGATGGGCGATTCGCGGAACAGGCGCGGCATCATGTGGGTTTCCATCACGCCGCTCCCGCCAATCACCTCCATTGCCTCGTAGGCGTGGTGGGGCGTGCGTTTGCAGATCCAGTACTTGCCGACCGGCGTAGCAATGCGTGCAAGCAAACGCTCGTGCTCGTTATCCTGGTGGTCCATGGCTCGCGCCATACGCAGCATCAGGGTGGTGGCGGCTTCGCTCTCGATGGCCAGGTCGGCGAGCACGTTTTGCATCAGTGGCTGCTTGCTCAAGTAGGCCCCGAAGGCCTGCCGATGGCTGGCGTGATGAATCGCCTGGGCGGTGGCCTGGCGCATACCGGCAGCGGAGCCGATCATGCAGTCGTAGCGGGTCATGGCGACCATCTCGATGATGGTGCGCACGCCGCGGCCTTCATCGCCGACCATCCAGGCAAAGGCGCCGCGCAGTTCCGTCTCGCTGGACGCATTCGCCACGTTGCCCATCTTACGTTTTAGCTGCTGGATGTGGAGCGGGTTTTTGCTGCCGTCGGGCCGCCAGCGCGGCAGCAGAAAACAGCTCAAGCCGCC harbors:
- a CDS encoding isovaleryl-CoA dehydrogenase; this encodes MSPHFPLADQLQASTHRVENQPPPLENYNSYTADQALQEGVNREGGTNDSALRAFGQWAGSSEAIALGFDANRFAPQLMTHDRQGHRVDLIEFHPAYHQLMQTAVEHGLHASPWRNSGPGAHVTRAANYYLHTQVEAAHGCPITMTFAALPALRHQPSLLESWGDKITAPHYDPRNVPYFEKQGVTLGMAMTEKQGGSDVRINTTRAYPIDQGGPGEAYELVGHKWFVSAPMCDAFLVLAQAPGGLSCFLLPRWRPDGSKNPLHIQQLKRKMGNVANASSETELRGAFAWMVGDEGRGVRTIIEMVAMTRYDCMIGSAAGMRQATAQAIHHASHRQAFGAYLSKQPLMQNVLADLAIESEAATTLMLRMARAMDHQDNEHERLLARIATPVGKYWICKRTPHHAYEAMEVIGGSGVMETHMMPRLFRESPINAIWEGSGNVQCLDILRAIEKQPEVLDAYFAELAKAQGADAHLDRFIHQLQRSMQDTQALQYRARQLADGMALAIQGALLVQHAPAFVADAFCAGRLTERSGLSTGTLPTGLDCAAIIERAQPLE